In Pseudoalteromonas translucida KMM 520, the following are encoded in one genomic region:
- a CDS encoding helix-turn-helix domain-containing protein: MNIVGKNVRTIRETKGWTQEQLVAKCNLIDWQISRSTLAKIETNAGRVTDIEVQKLSVALNVLINELFLNLIG; this comes from the coding sequence ATGAATATTGTTGGTAAAAACGTAAGGACAATTCGTGAGACTAAAGGTTGGACTCAAGAGCAACTTGTAGCTAAGTGCAACCTTATTGATTGGCAAATTAGTAGAAGTACTTTGGCTAAAATAGAAACTAATGCGGGAAGAGTAACAGATATTGAAGTACAGAAATTGTCTGTTGCACTGAATGTGCTGATTAATGAGTTGTTTTTAAATTTAATAGGTTAA
- a CDS encoding VOC family protein: MSIYTHTTLGTNDLNKARAFYDTVLSTIGLKRIADLDDNGSIWGIDAPSFFVLKPANGQPATVGNGTMVSFEAPNRAAIDAFHAAALAAGCPDEGAPGTRDWAPHAYAAYTRDLDGNKLAVYCFKAA; the protein is encoded by the coding sequence ATGAGCATATATACACATACAACACTTGGCACTAACGACTTAAACAAAGCCCGCGCCTTCTACGACACCGTTTTAAGCACCATTGGTCTTAAGCGCATTGCCGATTTAGATGACAATGGTTCAATTTGGGGCATAGACGCACCTTCATTCTTTGTACTTAAGCCAGCGAATGGCCAGCCTGCAACTGTGGGTAACGGTACTATGGTTAGCTTTGAAGCACCTAATCGTGCAGCTATCGACGCATTTCACGCAGCAGCTTTAGCAGCGGGTTGTCCTGATGAAGGCGCACCGGGTACTCGCGATTGGGCTCCTCATGCCTATGCAGCTTACACACGTGATTTAGATGGTAACAAACTTGCTGTGTACTGCTTTAAAGCAGCGTAA
- a CDS encoding NAD(P)/FAD-dependent oxidoreductase, giving the protein MSISTPKIVIIGGGAGGLELATQIGHKLGKKKHADILLIDKNRTHIWKPLLHEVATGSIDPDLDAVVYSAHAAKHHYRFQLGSFCNIDQSNKTITLAPLYDELGHSILPERSVSYDHLVIAVGSVSNDFNTPGIKEHCYFLDSNQQAERFQHSLLDSFTRLHQDDNQQQSLNIAIVGGGATGVELSAELYHVSELLKLYGLTNMSANRLHIHLIEAGPRILPALPERIATSAKRELLKLGVNVREHTQVKEATEQGFITQEDEMINADIMLWAAGIKAPDFIKDLGIFELTRSNQIQVNQFLQSTVDDNIFVLGDCCAFTQADGKQVPPRAQSAHQMAQCIERNLLATLKKQPLHDFEYNDHGSLVNLSRYSTVGNLMGNLTSNSFFIEGKIARFMYLSLYRMHQRAIHGSAKTIALWISEKILRVVRPKMKLH; this is encoded by the coding sequence ATGAGTATTAGTACACCTAAAATCGTCATTATTGGTGGTGGTGCTGGCGGATTAGAGCTAGCCACCCAAATAGGCCACAAGCTAGGCAAAAAAAAGCACGCCGATATACTGCTGATTGATAAAAATCGTACCCATATTTGGAAGCCGTTACTGCACGAAGTAGCAACCGGCTCTATTGACCCTGATTTAGACGCAGTGGTCTACTCGGCGCATGCCGCTAAGCATCATTATCGTTTTCAACTGGGCTCGTTCTGTAATATTGATCAAAGCAATAAAACCATTACCCTCGCGCCACTTTATGACGAGTTAGGCCACTCTATTTTACCCGAGCGCAGTGTATCTTATGATCATCTGGTTATTGCTGTAGGCAGCGTAAGTAACGACTTTAATACCCCAGGTATAAAAGAGCATTGCTACTTTTTAGATTCAAATCAACAAGCTGAGCGCTTTCAGCACTCATTACTCGACAGCTTTACTCGCCTACACCAAGACGATAATCAACAACAATCGCTCAATATTGCTATTGTTGGCGGCGGTGCCACAGGTGTAGAGCTTTCAGCTGAGCTCTATCATGTCTCTGAGTTGTTGAAGCTATACGGCTTAACGAATATGTCAGCTAATCGTTTACATATTCATTTAATTGAAGCCGGTCCCCGTATTTTACCAGCCTTACCTGAGCGCATAGCGACCAGTGCAAAACGCGAACTATTAAAATTAGGCGTTAATGTACGTGAACATACACAAGTAAAAGAGGCGACCGAGCAAGGCTTTATTACCCAAGAAGATGAAATGATTAATGCTGATATTATGTTATGGGCCGCGGGTATAAAAGCACCTGACTTTATCAAAGACTTAGGTATTTTTGAGCTCACTCGCAGTAATCAAATACAAGTAAACCAATTTTTACAAAGCACGGTTGATGACAATATTTTTGTTTTAGGTGATTGCTGCGCCTTTACCCAAGCCGATGGCAAACAAGTACCGCCGCGCGCGCAATCGGCGCATCAAATGGCGCAATGTATTGAAAGAAATTTACTTGCGACATTAAAAAAACAACCTCTTCATGACTTTGAATATAACGATCATGGCTCGTTAGTTAACCTATCGCGCTATAGCACGGTGGGGAATTTAATGGGCAACCTGACCAGTAATAGCTTTTTTATTGAAGGTAAAATTGCTCGCTTTATGTATCTTTCATTATATCGCATGCATCAGCGCGCTATTCACGGCAGTGCTAAAACCATTGCCTTGTGGATCAGCGAAAAAATATTGCGCGTCGTGCGACCAAAAATGAAGTTACATTAA
- a CDS encoding VOC family protein: protein MSIYTHTTLGTNDLNKARAFYDNVLSIIGLKRIADLNDNGSIWGVDAPSFFVLKPANGQPATVGNGTMVSFEAPSRAAIDAFHAAALAAGCPDEGAPGTRDWAPHAYAAYTRDLDGNKLAVYCFKAA from the coding sequence ATGAGCATATATACACATACAACACTTGGCACTAACGACCTAAACAAAGCTCGCGCCTTCTACGACAACGTTTTAAGCATCATTGGTCTTAAGCGCATTGCCGATTTAAATGACAATGGTTCAATTTGGGGCGTAGACGCACCTTCTTTCTTTGTCCTAAAACCTGCCAACGGCCAACCTGCAACTGTGGGTAACGGCACTATGGTTAGCTTTGAAGCACCAAGCCGAGCGGCTATCGATGCCTTTCACGCAGCAGCTTTAGCGGCTGGTTGTCCTGATGAAGGCGCACCGGGTACTCGCGATTGGGCTCCTCATGCCTATGCAGCTTACACACGTGACTTAGACGGTAACAAACTTGCTGTTTACTGCTTTAAAGCAGCGTAA
- a CDS encoding LysR substrate-binding domain-containing protein encodes MQWEGISEFVYVAEKESFTLAAKKMEISTAQVSRQISALEKRLNIKLFYRTTRKVSLTEEGRVFYQHCRSVLDGLDAAERAITNLQSKPQGKIKLTAPVTYGEQRILPLVNNFIKRHSDVEVSAYLSNRQIDLSEDGYDLAIRLGKLSDSSMMAKKLGTRSNYVCASPQYLDTHGIPHSISELSKHSCLLGTPDYWHFSELGKEKSIRVKGRLRYNNGHCLTDAALKGLGIVQLPDYYIEEHLQSGKLVALLDNYRAPDEGIWAVYPQNRHLSPRIRLLVDYLAEQLV; translated from the coding sequence ATACAATGGGAAGGTATTAGCGAATTTGTTTATGTCGCCGAGAAGGAAAGTTTTACATTGGCAGCAAAGAAAATGGAAATATCAACCGCGCAAGTTAGCCGCCAAATCAGTGCTTTAGAAAAACGCCTTAATATAAAGTTATTTTACCGTACCACGCGCAAAGTCTCTTTAACGGAAGAAGGACGGGTTTTTTATCAACATTGTCGCAGCGTGCTCGACGGCTTAGATGCGGCAGAGCGTGCAATAACTAATTTACAGTCAAAGCCGCAAGGTAAAATTAAATTAACCGCTCCGGTAACCTATGGCGAGCAACGCATATTGCCACTGGTGAATAACTTTATAAAGCGCCATAGCGATGTGGAAGTGTCGGCTTATTTAAGCAACCGACAAATCGATTTATCAGAAGACGGTTATGATTTAGCTATTCGCTTAGGCAAGTTAAGTGACTCGTCAATGATGGCAAAAAAATTAGGCACACGCAGCAACTATGTTTGCGCATCTCCTCAATATCTCGACACCCATGGCATCCCCCACTCTATATCTGAGCTTAGTAAACATAGCTGTTTATTAGGCACACCTGATTATTGGCACTTTAGCGAATTAGGCAAAGAAAAAAGTATCCGCGTAAAAGGTCGCCTACGCTATAACAATGGCCATTGTTTGACCGATGCAGCCTTGAAAGGCTTAGGCATAGTACAATTACCCGATTATTATATTGAGGAGCATCTACAAAGCGGTAAACTAGTGGCTTTATTAGACAATTACCGAGCTCCTGATGAAGGTATATGGGCGGTCTATCCACAAAATCGTCATTTATCACCGAGAATAAGGTTATTGGTAGACTATTTGGCTGAGCAGCTGGTTTGA
- a CDS encoding DMT family transporter produces the protein MLGGIAEAMSHVVLKATDDFTKPGVSALVLSGHLAAFMFLGQAMKGMPIGIVHALWAGLAIITVTLLSTVIYRQHLDLTIWLGMALVAIGIAMINISQGHSH, from the coding sequence TTGTTAGGGGGTATTGCTGAAGCAATGTCTCATGTGGTCTTAAAAGCAACCGATGATTTTACCAAGCCAGGTGTCAGTGCGCTAGTCCTATCAGGGCACTTAGCCGCATTTATGTTTTTAGGACAAGCGATGAAGGGGATGCCCATTGGCATTGTGCATGCGTTATGGGCAGGGCTTGCGATTATAACCGTGACATTATTATCTACCGTTATTTACCGTCAGCATCTAGACTTAACAATATGGCTTGGAATGGCATTAGTCGCAATTGGCATTGCCATGATTAATATTTCTCAAGGGCACAGTCATTAA
- a CDS encoding S-(hydroxymethyl)glutathione dehydrogenase/class III alcohol dehydrogenase, whose product MTDKFIKSKAAIAWGPKQPLSIEEVDVMLPRKGEVLVKVIASGVCHTDAFTLSGDDPEGIFPVVLGHEGGGIVEQIGEGVTSVQVGDHVIPLYTPECGECKFCLSGKTNLCQKIRETQGKGLMPDGTTRFYKDGQPIFHYMGCSTFSEYTVLPEISLAKVNKEAPLEEVCLLGCGVTTGMGAVMNTAKVEEGATVAIFGLGGIGLSAVIGATMAKASRIIAIDINESKFELAKKLGATDFINPKDYDKPIQDVIVELTDGGVDYSFECIGNVNLMRSALECCHKGWGESVVIGVAGAGQEISTRPFQLVTGRVWRGSAFGGVKGRTELPDYVERYLAGEFKLSDFITHTMGLEDINEAFELMHRGESIRTVIHFDK is encoded by the coding sequence ATGACAGATAAATTTATTAAATCTAAAGCCGCTATTGCTTGGGGTCCTAAGCAACCGTTATCTATCGAAGAAGTCGATGTAATGTTACCGCGCAAGGGTGAAGTATTAGTGAAGGTGATTGCCTCGGGCGTATGTCATACCGATGCATTTACGTTATCAGGTGATGATCCAGAAGGCATTTTCCCGGTTGTTTTAGGTCACGAAGGTGGCGGTATTGTTGAGCAAATTGGTGAAGGCGTTACCAGTGTGCAAGTAGGCGATCATGTTATTCCGTTATACACACCAGAGTGTGGCGAATGTAAATTCTGTTTATCGGGTAAAACTAACCTGTGTCAAAAAATTCGTGAAACCCAAGGTAAGGGCTTAATGCCTGATGGCACTACACGCTTTTATAAAGACGGTCAGCCAATTTTCCATTATATGGGTTGTTCAACATTCTCTGAATACACAGTATTACCAGAAATTTCGTTAGCGAAAGTTAATAAAGAAGCGCCATTAGAAGAAGTTTGTCTACTCGGTTGTGGTGTTACTACCGGCATGGGCGCGGTAATGAATACCGCGAAAGTTGAAGAGGGCGCAACGGTTGCTATCTTTGGTCTTGGCGGTATTGGTTTATCAGCGGTTATCGGTGCAACGATGGCCAAAGCCAGTCGTATCATTGCTATTGATATCAACGAAAGTAAATTTGAGCTAGCGAAAAAACTAGGCGCTACCGATTTTATTAACCCGAAAGACTACGACAAGCCAATTCAAGACGTGATTGTTGAGTTAACTGATGGCGGCGTAGATTACTCGTTTGAGTGTATTGGTAACGTGAACTTGATGCGCTCTGCGTTGGAATGTTGTCATAAAGGTTGGGGCGAATCAGTAGTGATTGGCGTGGCTGGTGCCGGTCAAGAAATTTCAACCCGTCCGTTCCAATTAGTGACTGGTCGTGTATGGAGAGGCTCAGCATTTGGCGGTGTTAAAGGCCGTACTGAATTACCTGATTACGTAGAACGTTATTTAGCCGGTGAATTTA